The Acidobacteriota bacterium genome window below encodes:
- a CDS encoding FAD-dependent oxidoreductase has protein sequence MQQDNLQFELADPSSADYWMKMVKCQDACPVHTNACGYVTAIAEGRYQEAYKIARATNPFASICGRVCGAPCEVNCRRGDLDSPVTIRALKRFVNEQFGPESGDFTQYHAGANERMLSPNRGDYERIAVIGAGVSGLTVAHDLTRLGYKVTVFEANSDPGGMLMVGVPVYRLPRELVRAEINAILSMGVELKCNMKLGRDFTIKSLREEGYKAIFLGVGLPKGRKLPLPGSETPGVYDGLEFLKAFNEGKPMELGKKIVVIGGGNVAFDVARSAVRPRAVEMADAKSDMERTERIAYDVARSALRLSGDKEVHLVCLEGRQEMPADEIEIVEGEEEGVKLHTARGPREILSEGGYVTGLRTVKCTAVFDEAGKFNPKFDESFVEDIEADTIMFAIGQTSDLAFLSDDDAVETERGLIKVDPETYQTTAPDVFACGDIAHGPRLFIHAIASAQIAARSMHDYLRGTRTDVVVRKRWLPADYTMTFGWDQLQRHNPQALEAEQRAATLNIVEINFPETEAREQAARCLRCNINTVFDTSICIACNGCVDVCPENLIKLVGLDTLRHDPFLMKLASESAGISAEDLPNGLNAYSNEELRELGAIMLKDESTCIRCAMCASRCPTQAIKMKRFDFYRECVTINAPNPKLRQNVLSQFVQISAD, from the coding sequence ATGCAGCAAGACAATCTGCAATTTGAACTCGCCGACCCATCGTCCGCTGATTACTGGATGAAGATGGTCAAATGCCAGGACGCCTGTCCTGTGCATACCAACGCCTGTGGTTACGTCACGGCGATTGCCGAGGGGCGTTACCAGGAAGCGTACAAGATTGCCCGCGCGACAAATCCATTCGCTTCGATTTGCGGGCGAGTGTGCGGCGCGCCCTGTGAAGTCAATTGCCGCCGTGGCGATCTGGATTCGCCGGTCACCATTCGCGCGTTGAAGCGGTTCGTCAACGAACAGTTCGGCCCTGAATCCGGCGACTTCACGCAGTACCACGCGGGCGCAAATGAGCGAATGTTGTCGCCCAATCGCGGGGATTACGAACGCATTGCCGTCATCGGAGCAGGTGTTTCCGGTTTGACGGTCGCCCACGACCTGACGCGTCTGGGTTACAAAGTCACCGTGTTTGAAGCCAATTCCGATCCGGGCGGCATGTTAATGGTCGGCGTGCCGGTTTACCGGTTGCCGCGCGAACTGGTCAGAGCGGAAATCAACGCCATCCTTTCGATGGGCGTCGAGCTGAAATGCAATATGAAGCTCGGTCGCGATTTCACTATCAAAAGTCTGCGCGAAGAAGGCTACAAGGCGATCTTTCTGGGAGTCGGATTGCCGAAGGGGCGTAAGCTGCCTTTGCCGGGAAGCGAAACCCCTGGCGTTTACGATGGGCTGGAATTTCTGAAGGCCTTCAACGAAGGCAAGCCGATGGAACTCGGCAAGAAAATCGTCGTGATCGGCGGCGGCAACGTGGCATTTGACGTGGCGCGTTCGGCAGTTCGCCCCAGAGCCGTGGAAATGGCCGACGCCAAATCCGATATGGAGCGCACGGAGCGCATCGCTTACGACGTGGCGCGCTCGGCCCTGCGGTTGAGCGGCGACAAGGAAGTGCACTTGGTGTGTCTGGAAGGCCGCCAAGAAATGCCCGCCGACGAAATTGAAATCGTCGAAGGCGAAGAAGAAGGCGTCAAGCTCCACACCGCGCGCGGCCCGCGCGAAATTCTGAGCGAGGGCGGGTACGTCACCGGTTTGCGTACGGTCAAATGCACGGCAGTGTTTGACGAGGCAGGGAAGTTCAATCCGAAGTTTGACGAATCTTTTGTCGAAGACATCGAAGCCGACACGATCATGTTCGCCATCGGCCAAACTTCCGACCTGGCGTTTTTGAGCGACGACGACGCCGTCGAAACCGAGCGCGGATTGATCAAGGTTGACCCGGAAACCTACCAGACCACGGCGCCGGATGTGTTCGCGTGTGGCGACATTGCGCACGGCCCACGGTTGTTCATTCACGCCATCGCTTCGGCGCAGATCGCCGCGCGCTCGATGCATGATTACCTGCGCGGCACGCGCACGGATGTTGTCGTTCGCAAACGCTGGCTGCCCGCCGATTACACGATGACCTTCGGTTGGGATCAGTTGCAGCGGCACAATCCTCAGGCGCTCGAAGCCGAACAACGCGCGGCCACCCTGAACATTGTCGAAATCAATTTCCCCGAAACGGAAGCGCGGGAGCAGGCTGCGCGGTGTTTGCGCTGTAATATCAATACGGTGTTCGATACTTCAATTTGCATCGCCTGCAACGGTTGTGTGGATGTATGCCCGGAAAACCTGATCAAACTGGTGGGGTTGGACACGCTGCGCCATGACCCGTTCCTGATGAAGCTGGCTTCGGAATCCGCCGGGATTTCGGCAGAAGATTTGCCCAATGGTTTGAATGCCTATAGCAATGAAGAATTGCGTGAGTTGGGCGCGATTATGTTGAAAGACGAATCCACCTGTATTCGCTGCGCGATGTGCGCTTCGCGCTGCCCCACGCAGGCGATCAAGATGAAGCGGTTCGATTTTTACCGTGAGTGCGTGACGATCAACGCGCCGAACCCCAAGCTTAGACAAAATGTCCTTTCTCAATTTGTGCAGATTTCCGCAGATTGA